GCTAAAGAGCCTCGGCGATAGAGGAGGGCATTGATCGAAATTAAGTGACTATGGGAAACCAGCTGGGATGTATAGATGAGAGAAAGGAAGGATGTGTTGCAGGAGGATGAAATAatcagcaggagagagaaagaagtgaaTATGCTTTGGTGGGCAGCACGGTGTCTCTGAGGGGACACTGTTCCACCTGGGACTATAAATCCTACAGGGTATATAAGGTAAAAGGACAAAAAGAGATATAAGCATCTGCTAATATTGACTTCAGGCTGGCATGTATTATGTATCCCAGTAGGattggatcacacacacacacacgaaaacacacacacacacactacagcaaCAGCCCTGACATTTACAATCTATTACACAGACTTGAACTTGTGTCAGTGTACACAATATATcgccataaaaactcaaacgcACTCTCTTCTCAATCTTGTGGACTCCCTTGACACcctctcttccctttctctctctcttctctttatcCCTCCAGCTCCCaacctctctctgtttcttaaACACTTGCTCTTGCAGTGAATATTTCAACTTCTCCTTTATCTTCTTTGCTGCTTGGCATCAGTGAGGCAAGTCTTGTGTCTGTCACTGACAAGCTGACTGACTGATAAAAGCTGTACCACTATAGTCAGCTGAATGTTACACCACTGATCGACCGGCCGAGTGTTGGAACATCCTCACTGACCACAGACTACAGTTTCTTTTACATCATCAGGGTGCGTTTACTGGGAGATTAGATTTACCAACTTTTCACACCCTGTTTCAACTAAATGAAGGCTGCAGTAAAAAGGGAGGGACTTTTGGACAAACCGTAGCAGAGAATCACAGTATTCCCCCAAGTTTGCACATCAGGCGTTCCATCTGCTAGCACATCTCTCTATGCGTCCAATTCCCTTAaccatgctgctgctgacataGACATGTATGAGCTTCTAACTTCCTTCTGAGTGGTGattacctctgccaagcagGAGTTAGAAGAACCCATTCATTCCCCTCagtgggactaataaagaattatcttattttatcttcaatTTTGGTGCGgctccagaaatgtttttttcactttctcaaacagAAGATAAGATGAAGTCACTGAAGTCACAGTACAGCCATTGTCCCTTACTTATGTGTTTGGTGATTTTGCCAAATAACCTTTCAGCTGCAAATATTATATGTGTGCTGAGCAGCAGCTTGTAAATGGTTTGGAAGTGGCTGCTGCTCAATGTGTAGTCTTAATGGGCTGTGTTTACGTGTTCTGTTGTCTGAcaccagagagaggaaaacatgaCAATGAGAGCAGCTTTATGGGGAATTCAGCTGTGTAAAAATACTGCAAATGTGAGCATGGGGAGTTTGAGAGCAGCAAACGCATAAAGGGTTGAAACTGGCTGACACGAGGCAGAACGCTCAATGCGTAATCAAAATGCTAATTAGTGTGATACACCATCGGGCGACAGTGACTTTCTGAGCTGTAGCTACTTTCCATCTGAAGAAATTGTTTTAAGTGGTTCCTCAACCACAACCGTGTCCTCAATTTCTCACATTACATGGTCCAGCCTTGGTTTTGAACTAGTGTCATCTCTCTatcctcatctctccctcttttcacaCTCAGGTATCTGTTTACCATTCTCttttatccatccattcattatactttcaatcccagctgacactgtgAAAGACGCAGGGTACAGGTGTCCAGCCCATCTCAGGCACAAAcaacactcacattcacaactTTCAATGCCGAGTCTTAAATAAACCTCACCCTAgtatgcatgtctttggactatGGGAGGAGGCTGGAGTAGAACATGAAAACTCCACACAAAAGGACCCCAAGCAGCCAAACCACCCCCCATATATTATATTCTTACATCCCCCATCTCCCAATTTATTCCCTCCCTACCTCCCTTTATCTCACCCTTCGCTGAGGGCCTTGCTCTTCTCCAGGTCTTGAATGACGTTGAGAAGCACCTTGATCTTCTCCTGATTGGACATCAGGTTCTCCTCCACGCTCTGCAGCTGCCTCTCTATCCCTCGCGGTGCATTCCCCGTGTGTCCTGCCAACAATCCTCCCGGAGCCCCATTACATTGTGCTTTCATATGAGTCTTACAAGGCAGTGTGTGGTCGTCGAATGATTTGCTCTTCTGTTTTGTGTAGTCCTTGAGTTTGATCCGCTCTGAGGATGTTTTTCTGGGAGTGTGTGGTgcctcctgtgtgtttttggtttgtgcAACAGGTGTGGATGGTTTGGAAGGTGTGGTTTTCGGAGAATATTTCGGTGGGAGAGGTGGAGTGTTGGTAGACTTTGAGTCACCGTTAAgggaagcagctgcaggttgaGATGCGATATGGACaattgtgtgttggtgtgtgtttttatcgGCTTGCTGGATTTTAGCcttgttgtgtttgtcagtggACTGTGATTGTGTCCCCTGTGCAGGTGGTGCGTGTTCTTGTTGTGTATGTGTAGCTGTGGACATGTCTGTGTTGTTATGCGTGTTTGTGTCTATTGTTTGTGTGGCTGAGTCCTTGTAATGAGTGAAGTCTGCAGAATGTGGCCTCGTCTGCTGCTTTGAatcctttgttttgttctgaCTGTGTGATGCGTGGTTGGAATGTGAGCCGTGTGTTTTTGGTATGGTGTGTGACAGCTGTGGTATCTGAGATGGTTTGACTAATGTATGTGTTGGGGTGTTTGCTGTGTCTGTCTTTTTGGTGTTCGACTGAGCGTCCACAACAGAGTCCTTTTTTGAGTGGTGGCTGGGGGCCACGGACGGTTTCCTTGGCGGATTAGGTAGAGTCTGGCTGGCTGTGATTTGATTGACAGCCCGCCTGCGACATGCCCCTGTGCACGGTGTAATCTGTGATCGCCTCCTCCCACAAGTCTCGCAGAGGCGAACCGGGGAATTTGCCATCATTCGACAGGGCCGAGGTGGGGTGGCGTGCACGGCCATACAAGCACTCCCCGTCTTTAAAACAGTACGATGGCCCTCTCCGCGCAATGActgcaccctcctcctctcacaggCCGGCTCCTTACCCTCTGTTGCTTCAGTGCAAACCCCTCCCACCATATCAGATGCTACAATACTGCCATTTGTATACCGAGCTGTCTTTTTACCTCTTGTGTCCTTTGGGTTTGTCCGAATACTTTTGATCTGGCAGTAAACTCCACTGCCTGACCCTTGTGACCCCATATCGTCCTGTGTCAGGCTGTTAATCTCGTTCTGAGATGTCTCCTTGGACCCCGGCAGACTGTTGCTGTCACTTTTGATAACTCCCCCTGCCTCTGCTGTCgttgttttgtctgttgtcaCGTTGAGGGGGGTGTGTGCGTTGGTTGGCTGGCTGCTGTGTCGTTTGATGGAGGGGAGAAATCGCAGTCCGGGAGACGTCTGCACCCCGACACTGCACAGTGGGCCCCATCGCCCCCCTGCCAGGGGGATCCCTAGCGCAGGCACCGGATTAGTTGGGTCAGCCACCCTCCTGCCCATACTCCTCTGCAGGTTGGCTCAGCCCCCTGAGGAGCTGAATGGGATGGAGGCAAACAAGGACATCAGCCAACGAGAGCAGGATTATATACAATAGAatactgctttttattttttactccaAGTCAATATGTGTGGCAGTATGAGAAAGTTTGTATGTGGGAGGTGGAGACAGAAATTCAATATCCAATAAGGCTATCAGCTCTCAATGTCCTCCTATTAATGCCCTCCTTAGTAGCTCGACTACGTCTGATTGGACATCACTCAGTCTCACACCGGTTGTCCGTAGATGATGAGCTGGATGGATATCTGGGTATTCCTGGTTTGccctggagggagagagataggaAAAAGAAAGGCAATGAATGAGATGAATGACAGAAGAAACGAGGGAGACGGGGAATAAATAATCACACTGGCAGAAAGACACAGACATTAGGCAcgtaaagcacaatataaaagCTTCGACCTCGACCGAATGCACGCACTGACCGGATCGATAGAACTCTATCAACCTCTTATTAGACCAGGAGGTGGGTGGCAGTTATAGAGGCAAAACTCTAAATCCCATCAAGCTGTTGCTCTTGATGGAACAGAGAGGAATAGAGATATCTCAAGGGTAAAAGTTTATGTGTCTATAAAGTTGCAAGCTCCCCACACTCACCAGAGCTTCTGTCAATAAGTCTGAATTGCAGATGTCACTTGATGGCACAGtgtgacacatttcaaacaatgcTCTGTTTGCCTTCCACAGCAGTATGTGAACTGATGATGCATCGTGCCCTGAAGTCTCTCATGGAAGCAGTTTGGGAATCTGCTTAAAAAGTTCAGCATAATGTTTTggcaactgtgtctcagagggTAGAACGGATGACTGCTCCTTGGGCAAGATTCTTGCCCACtgcccttgggcaagatactgaaccccagttgctgcacatagatgcactctatgaatgtgtgtttgaatggatgaatggcaaaaactctactgtaaagcgctttgactGGTCATCCAGACTAGAGAAGTGTTATATGAATACAGACATTTACCATTTAAGAGGTTCTGAAGCCAATGTAGCTATGAGGTCGAAAAGATTCTCAAAGAAGATATATTATACTCCTAAAgttcagaaaacaaatcactttTGCACTGTTCAttgctgcagcttcacttttCAGCCTCTGAAGTGCTTGGTTTCAGCTACTGTCTCTTTAAGCCTCGCCCTCCTGGTAAAACTCAGTCTGCActttgttgtgattggtcaactgctGCCAGCTCATGTAGGAAATGTCTTTACCTGGCTTTGTAAGGGCGCATGCCAGACTAGCTGCTAGGtatgcattatgcaaatgtggggcattgtgatgtcacataaCACACAATGGTGTTGAAGTACTGGCAGGACTACTGGCAAGGTGGGGCTTCAGGAgctttgttttctgtggggTTTTTTACAGACCTGTAGCATatgcaaaaaaacacactagagaagaggaaaacatagcaTATCCATCCTTTAATTACACTAACGAAAGCATAATTCTGAATATTATGTTCCATCTATGCCATTAGATTCCCCTAAATCTTGCATACTTAACCTTTAAAGCCTCATTTAGTTATGTATTAATATGCTTGGTCGAATTATTCTGATTTTTTTGGAGGCAAGCAAACTTAATGATCTGATCCTCATCTCTTCAGGTCACTGAGAACTTTAGTTCTGCACTTTGACACAGATTAGCTGATGAATTTGGGGTAAGATAATATTATATCTGAGTTTTCCCTGTGAGGAAATTGGGTCATTGTGGTGGCAAATATTAGCGGGGTccaccaaagaaaaaaaaaaggctcacATTAAAAGActaaatggatttttttttttaaaacataaatatgcaATTTATACGATATTATGAGGATGAAAAAGTGGTTTGACACACATTTGTCAGGTTAAAATCATTTTGCTCTGGAAGGTAATTGGCTGTGGACTGGGACTTCAAAGAGTCTGCACATAATGCAAACATTGCacgttttagttttttttctctggtcACATTGATTAAATCCGACCACTGCCCACCTGGGTGCTCTCACAAAGCCAGGATGCTGTTGATTCCTCAGTATTTCCAACAGATGTTTAGGCAGATTACAAAAGGTCTGCTCACAAAAGATAATTTGTGCATGCTTCACTCATCCAAGGCGTCTGAGTGAAGCCTCTTTGTCCTCATTCTCCTATCTTTCATAATAGTGTTAAAAATGTACAGTCATTGTGTGATGTCAAACCAGCTggcatgcacgcacacagagCTGAGCTTTTTCAGCCAGCTGGTGCAACATGACAGCACAGATGCTTGTTGTAAAGGGTCATGACTGGGACAGtgcaatatttttcaaaaataaatgaaatatggcCTTGTTCACCTATTATTTTAAAAACCCATGAGATTACTACCCTGAGCTAAAAGTTTTCAGGCGAAGActtgtctgaaaaacaaaggCAAAGATCAGCTGTCAGACTTTCCAGAAGTTCCTGagcctgtcagtctgt
This window of the Paralichthys olivaceus isolate ysfri-2021 chromosome 9, ASM2471397v2, whole genome shotgun sequence genome carries:
- the LOC109628671 gene encoding protein INSYN2B isoform X1, whose amino-acid sequence is MGRRVADPTNPVPALGIPLAGGRWGPLCSVGVQTSPGLRFLPSIKRHSSQPTNAHTPLNVTTDKTTTAEAGGVIKSDSNSLPGSKETSQNEINSLTQDDMGSQGSGSGVYCQIKSIRTNPKDTRGKKTARYTNGSIVASDMVGGVCTEATEGKEPACERRRVQSLRGEGHRTVLKTGSACMAVHATPPRPCRMMANSPVRLCETCGRRRSQITPCTGACRRRAVNQITASQTLPNPPRKPSVAPSHHSKKDSVVDAQSNTKKTDTANTPTHTLVKPSQIPQLSHTIPKTHGSHSNHASHSQNKTKDSKQQTRPHSADFTHYKDSATQTIDTNTHNNTDMSTATHTQQEHAPPAQGTQSQSTDKHNKAKIQQADKNTHQHTIVHIASQPAAASLNGDSKSTNTPPLPPKYSPKTTPSKPSTPVAQTKNTQEAPHTPRKTSSERIKLKDYTKQKSKSFDDHTLPCKTHMKAQCNGAPGGLLAGHTGNAPRGIERQLQSVEENLMSNQEKIKVLLNVIQDLEKSKALSEGRSSYRTGQDINNCPTCQKTACIIYSVEHDFRQQEGRFQGVMEALDGEYDVPAPALTKPTLIPTPSSRPGTKARVKKLRKKCFWWL
- the LOC109628671 gene encoding protein INSYN2B isoform X2 is translated as MGRRVADPTNPVPALGIPLAGGRWGPLCSVGVQTSPGLRFLPSIKRHSSQPTNAHTPLNVTTDKTTTAEAGGVIKSDSNSLPGSKETSQNEINSLTQDDMGSQGSGSGVYCQIKSIRTNPKDTRGKKTARYTNGSIVASDMVGGVCTEATEGKEPACERRRVQSLRGEGHRTVLKTGSACMAVHATPPRPCRMMANSPVRLCETCGRRRSQITPCTGACRRRAVNQITASQTLPNPPRKPSVAPSHHSKKDSVVDAQSNTKKTDTANTPTHTLVKPSQIPQLSHTIPKTHGSHSNHASHSQNKTKDSKQQTRPHSADFTHYKDSATQTIDTNTHNNTDMSTATHTQQEHAPPAQGTQSQSTDKHNKAKIQQADKNTHQHTIVHIASQPAAASLNGDSKSTNTPPLPPKYSPKTTPSKPSTPVAQTKNTQEAPHTPRKTSSERIKLKDYTKQKSKSFDDHTLPCKTHMKAQCNGAPGGLLAGHTGNAPRGIERQLQSVEENLMSNQEKIKVLLNVIQDLEKSKALSEG